The following nucleotide sequence is from Parambassis ranga chromosome 21, fParRan2.1, whole genome shotgun sequence.
TGCATCCTGAGGGACGGAGGTGGAAACTTTAGTGACAAGCTGCATCTGAAAAGACTGTTTGTtggtttctctttctgttttgcatctttcttgtgattgttgtctgctgtttgtttgtgaatgGTTTGGTGGCCATGTTGCATCATTTTGATGTCACTTTCTATATTTTCTTTTTAccggtagtttttttttattgattacatTGAGGTCATTTTAACACTTTAGCTGTTCTATGttattgtgtgtatgtctttCTTAGTGTGTCTCTTTTAGTTGTAGTTTTGTGCGTTGTAATGTTCCAAGAAGTCCTGCTAATCACTTCAAACTGTTGCCCTGCACTAGGGCCCCCTTGACCTATTGGGTCATGGAGCCAGAGCCCAGTGGGCCCATCGGTAACCCAGTCACGGGGAGGAAGTTGTTGTAATATTTTCAGTCAGCCTGATAAACAGCTGCTCTTATTCAGAGTCACATTTAAAgttggctgctgtgtttttttctggacaCGAATAAAACGACTGTTTacattcacaaaaacacacagtgtatcATGGAGCATTAACTAACATGTAGAGTGCTGCTCATAAaacagtgtgtatgtatgttattACTCAGGATCCTGTGGGCTGCGTGTAGCGACCCGTCAGTATGAGCTGTGACACAGATGATGAGCTAAGGATCAGTGACCTCCATTGTTCCTCTCATTGACCAGCACATGTCCATGTGACCAGCcactcaacagacagacagctgtgtgcGTGCTCTGCATCCATACACATACGGGAGGATTTGTACATAAAGGTTTACTGACTCCTGACCTACAACTCTCTTTTCCCTCCTACACCAAAACAGGAAGGGAGAAGACGGAGCTGTGGATAAACCTCCTAtcctgacagacaaacagacgtTAGGAGGGCTTTGCAGAACCCAAACGGGAAACATCATTTCTAGCTGTACATCTGTGTGGTGGAACATGTACACAGTACAAATGTACATAGTTAGAGAATCGAGTTGAACAAAcacaagtttgtgtgtgtcccctTACCAGAGCATTGATGTCTTCAGACTTGTATATGAGTATCCGGATCTCTTCAGGGTCTCCGCTGAAGATCGCCTGGATGAGAGGAggctggagaggagagagagaaagaggagagtcAAAGAATGTACAGATCAAAGGGAACATGTATGAAACAGTCTGTAAGGTGACATGACGAAGCAACATGTCGGTGGGAACAGTTCCTAATGTTACAGCAGGGCACAGTCCTCTCTTGGTATGAAGAGGTGTCTGTGAATGCAGCACTATTTACAAAAGCCTTATAGAAAAATGCAGTTTTAAAGTTTAAACACTTTTCTAGTTTCTTTTATCTGCTGAGAAAGATTCTTGGCCGATACAGATCACAAAAAAACGGCTGTCTGGAGGAAAAGGCTACATCGAAGGGCGCCGTGTGGAGGTCACGTCTGCCAGGCCCTTATTTTCTTTTCAGAATGACAGATATGAGGTAAATACAGGCcctgagcacacacagcagatatCAGTGCAGGTTATTCAAGATCAGAACAACATGAGAACACCGACTCAGAGACTTTATGCCACTTCAACTCTCAAGCTGTAATTTTTTTAGGCTACTGTAGCAGCTAACAATTACATGTTACACAACACGTAATGTGTAATTTGCAACACAGTCAAATCTGTCATATGCAGAGGTTTACATATAGAGTAGGTGTGTTACTGATGGAACCGCCTGAACACAGGCAGGCCTcacttcacttcctgtgtgctTCTGCCTCCTCAtgcttcacttcctgttgcaTAGTCTTTCCTTCTCAGAAACGAGAGAGAGGAACCGACCGCAGGGGAGTGTTTCActtctgctttaaaaaaactgcacgGCATGACACCACTTCCCTCTTCTGACCAGCTACTAAACTGAACACAGCGCCACATCACTGTGCCGCTTCTCTCATTGGTTGTTTTTAGGTCCTTGTAGCCAAGTTTGCGCCCTCTACTTACAATTATTCAAGCCAATCAGGTGtcatcagtgttttttcttccaACAACAGGTGGGTCACATGTCAGGGTAGAAAGATAAGGAATGGGTGTGTAATCGAACACATCTTCCTCCCTCAGTGCTCCACATTAACTCTGTTACTGATCCTGATTACGCCGCCGTGACAAATGTAGAGATGCAGGGGACGTgaactgaaacaggaagtaagaGTTGGTGAGGAGCAGTGACTACACTTCTTCTgactacacaaacaaacatgctcAATAAATAACTCAAAGCTAAATAATGAACGGAGgccacacaggaagtgacatcatagCTCTCTGCACTGCTCTTCCTGGTACATCATTCCTGCAGGCCCTTTCTAACATAAGAGGTCATTGTTGCAGTGCACactcacatactcacacacacacacacaaacttctcATGGGCCTTAAGGCTGAACTGATGTGACCCAGATCCCATCAGACCCCAATTACAATGAGAAAGTGTTTCTCAACATAGAGCCAGAACCAGCCACTCTCACACTCAAGGATCCAGGACATTACATAGATAAGGCTAATGTAAGGTCAGTATTTACATGATAACATTATCCTATGGGAATCACCATTGTTTGTGCAGGATAGTGTAGCAGCAGATCATAACGTGAGCTTGTAGCAGCACATATAGTTATATAGTTTACAAATGCTGACATGTCCTTGTTGTTGACTAGCCTTCTCTTGTTTAGCCTAACAAATATCAACTAACATAATCTTGTTTAGACTAGCATGATTTTACATCATCTTGTCTAGGCTAATGCTAACATATGTTCTTTATGCTAAGGCCCTGGCTAACATAGCTTTTCTATGCTATCATGTCATTTCTCTTCTAAAGTAGCACTTTAGCAAGTATCTTTTCTATACAATGTTTGCAGCTAATTGTATCTTAGCTTGATGTGATGCTACAAAAAACTGTCAAGAGTTTATAAAGTTCCAGCATTTTATATTAGGTTCAGATTTAAAGTGGACTCATCAATCAGAAAACAGCTCTTTAGGACCCTGGAGCACAGTCTTCATCGTCTCTCCTTATCCTACACAAACTTCCTCCATCAGATTAACTCTATTTTCATTccacagacatgcagcacacacactaaactGCAGTACATGACCGTCGCATACTgagcctacacacacatacacatacacatgcaggacgtcctgtctgctgtttctgtccatAAAAGAAAGCTTGTCCTCTACAGTCATGTCTTCATTTCCCCTCACGCCTGAGGTGATGGACCTCTTACTGACTCATCTCCCTTTCTTTGGGGTCAACAACAGACTTCAGTGAAGTGCAACACTTGGCTTTAAGATCCCATATTTTAAAGATCTTTTCCTAAAAGCTGTCCTCCTTACTGCCTAAAACACCAACAAGGCAGTTTATCTTCAAGAGAAGTTCAAACTGTACATAAAATATGGAATAAtttgtaatgtttgtgttttaagcaAGACAAAAAACAATGCAGTAGTTTGGACTTATTTAAAGGATATTTTTGTTAAATGAAAATCAACAGACAGGATACTGCAGAGGTATGAAAACCAAgaataaaagagacaaacacacagcagcacatccactgcagagacacatgaCTGCTGTGGCAGAAAGTCAGAAGTCAACAACTTCCTGTacttcctctgtgtcctctttgGTGGGGTGGAAAGATGAGTTCTCTGCCTGCCCTGCAAAGCTCTTCAGCTGCACAAATGTTCGCAAATAAATACAGCTTAACAACACGTGAGCAGTTTGTGATTATTTACAAAGAAAAGCGCACAAATGCCTGCAGAGAATACTTTACCATTGCAGGTCAGAAaaggtgtcagagcagcaggtttTAATGTGGCCGACTATTGATCAGCACatgatgcaaagaaaaaaaagccacagagCCATGTGCTGAGCTGAAGCATCCAGTTATCAGACATCAGCATGTCTGAAAATAACAGGAAGTACTACAGTTCTggcttttacacacacacggggCTCTTTCTGATGACAGATCTGATAGAACAGATGAGAGATGTTGACTGAGACATGATGAGCAAGGTAACATTAAACAGATGAAACCTGAACAGAACAGAGACCAGAGGGGAGAGAGTGGGTCAGGGAACTGCAGGCTGGTTCAGGAAACCCTAAGCATCATActttttctgatttatttttgaaatgataTATTCTAACTTGAGTTTCATTCATTTTACATACCAACATATGTTTTGTGTACATGTATACATTTAATAATGTTTCATTTAGTTTTATAAAAGAAACCTGAATTGCCCCTAGGAGACAAATTAAGTGATTCGACATGATCTGaattgaactgaactgaatgaCACTGTCAGTTTTATTGTGTGGGCTCAGTCCTATCATACACTTCCAATTTATGTGATCTCTTTGTGCTCATGCAAGGCAAAAGGctaaaaatccaaacatgcagtcatgtTAGTCACCTTGCGGTGAAGTCTTATCAGAGTAAGACTTTTTGGATTGCAATCTTAGCATTTTTCTTTATTGATTCTGGAGTAGGTATTCAAACCCTTTACTTCCTTAAATATACACagtaaaacatttacaaaaaatgttcttcatttttaatgaatgtTCAAACATGAACTAACTGTAATAATTGTTGTAATTCTAAATCTtctcattaaaaaaagtaaataaatagaGTACAAGGCAGCTTTACCACACATGATCACAGGAAATGAACCTAGCCACAGCTAGCTAGGCTACGGAAGGTTTTGCTAGTgaaccttttaaaaaaacaaaacagtattattaaatattgtttattattatattacatatattaTTATGATTTATGTTGCAAAACAAACGGTTATGAATATTATGAAGGAATGTTTAATTCTAAAGCTAGCTCGTTGCTCATAGTATGTAGCATTAACTAGCTTGAGTTTTATTAAGTTTGACGGAGTTTTGTTAAAATTTGACACATATCTGGTATAATATtgttatgtaaaaataaacatcatgCTTTTTTGATTCCTCAATTGTGACTTGTGTTTTAGCTTCCTGAATTTCGCTCTCATTTTAATGTGTTGCAGTGAAATTAAGAATATATTTCTCTAAATTTTAATGGATTTGATTGTAAATACTGAATCATAGCAGCAGTACGTTAATTTCGTACTGGAGCTCAATGCTGTAGTGACTTTTCCTCTGGTTATTATTGAGGGCATTCGCCTCTTGCGGAAGGAAACAGAGCAGAAGTAAGAGAGGCTGTCCTCATTTCAACGGACCAACGACATTTATCACCAAAAAGCAGGACATTAACATCCACTTTCATTCAGATTCATGAAGATAATCAGTATTCACGCCGTCTGCAggataaaaatgtatttatataatcAAACCAAATACCCGGAGAAAccacaaaaagacaaattaaagagttattaaaacacatttcttccagacagaggaagagaaatactgtgctgcaggtctgcaggtctggaggctAAGCTAACAGCGGCTAGCAGGACCTACCTGGTCGACCAGTTTGAGAACAGCCATCTCTGGGTCAGCTCCGGCGGCTCCCTAGCTCCGTCTGACACCGCAGCACCATGCACGGAGCGATGCTGCGCCCCCAGCCCCGCTCCGCCGCTCCTTTCTCCGCTCTCCCCCGCCGGACTTCAGGCGGCTGGGTGTAGCAGCGCGGCTTTGTAGCTCTCTAGCAGGCGCACAGGCGGGTGATGGTGCTGATGTTGAAGGCCGAGCCGAGCACCAGGGTCATCAGCCCGACAGCCCCGCTTCACTGACGCTATCTGCGGCGACGCTGCTGAACAGAGGCGGCCGCTCGGAGTCGCAGGGAGGCGGGGAAGCAGGAAAGGATTGACGCACCGGTGTAAACAATCCACGTctacggctgctgctgctgctgtttgcgcTTCTACTGCTTCACGGAGGTCCCCGGCGTCTCTCCGAGCCATACATCACCGCCAGAAGCCTCCTTCCTCCCGGTGAGCAGAAGCAGAAGCTTCCCTGAGAGGCTCAAGTCAGCTGAACGGAGCTCACACAGGAAGTTGGTgccgtctctcctcctctcagatgCAGAAGTGGAGGAGAAGCTTCCTCAGCATCAACAAGCGGAGGCCTCCACTCTGCTGCCTCCCAGcggacactgacacacactacacCTCAAAACACACCACAGGCTCAGATTCACGGGTTGTGATTTACAATCACACAACAGGATTAGGCTCATGTGGATCAGGTCCCTTTATTTAATTCCTTAAACTACGGTGGcccagaggtaaaaaaaaaaaaacacagtaaaacagtAGTATTTGTAATGAACACCAACAAAACGTCATGTATCTCCATCATATCGTCGGAGGCTGTCTGAGAATCTAGGTCAGTCTAAGCAATTAATGGAggggtttttgtttgttttgttttccttctcacTCTTGAGTATTCATGcatgtttacagaaggagtctCATCTCTGTGCTCTGCTTTTCATGACAGTTCTCCCTGACAAACTGGATTCTCACAGACAGAGATGGATCAGGATGGTATTGGGGAATTTCAGTCTGACATTAACCTGTGTAGCCAGTGCAGGATCATAGTAATGTAGTGTGATCCAGCTTTCATCATTTCACTATATCACTATATTTGTACAAAGTTTTTAGGTCTTTAGGGGTTCTTTCACTGTCCTCGATATTTATCCCCATTGAAAGTTTGAcactaaagaaatgttttttttcatatacatttGCTTTATTTTCTAAAATATCTCATCCAGTAACTGTCTGCAATTTTCTCATTCTGAATTTCCTGACCATTGCTAAGACCACCTGATAAATTCAGGTCATGATAAAGCTGCCTCTTCATCACTGGGCACATTAAAACCACCATTTTTTCATTTATCTTTTaattaaaggaaagaaagaaaactcaCTGACAGACAGGATAAGGTTTTTATACACAAACGTTTTATTTGGTTAAATAAAGCGTCGATGTAATAAGAACAGAGGAGGTGTGAAATGTGGAAAGAACATACGCAGTACAGAGGTCTATCAATTACacagacatttaaaacattGTGACAACTGCTCTGCATTCCTAAATCAACCCTGGTCTGACCTCGACTGCTTCTTACAGCGAACACTCAAAACAAacgagaaataaaaaaatacgtACACTCTACAGGCTCCTTCTTTTATGTCCTCTAAATATAAAGAGGATGAgtgtgatgacacacacagccactaaAAAAACCCACTCAGTGGCAACGATGGGGAGACAATCAAGGGGGaggaaagaaacatttttttttacaggacaTACTCGAGCTCGTAGCGAACGTAGATGTTTTTGTCATCGTTGTAGACTTGTGGGTAGTGGGCGATCAGAGCGTCCTGAGAGCCGATGTAGATGGAGTTGTAGATCTTCCAGTAGACGTCACGCACCTTCCGAGCTGGATGGAACAGACCCTGCAGAACAAGGATTCGGTACAAAGTCAAACAAAGGTTTAAGATGACCAAACAGCTGTCCCTTTATGAGTAACTGTCCTTACCTGTAAGCAGTACTGCAGCATTCGGCAGGGCCCGATGGCCACCCGCAGGCCCTCCAGGGCACCCATGACGGCCTGGATGACGTGAGGCGACGTCTCAAAGACGTTGGGCCACACGTAGTTCAGGAGGTGGTTCAGGGAGTCCTCGCAGCCAAAGCCGTAGACACCCAGAGACATGTGCTGAACCACGGCGCTGGCCGTCTGTCTGTGGACCAGATCTCTGCATGAGGGGCAGAGGAAAGAAGCATGTTAGAGGCTGAAGAGTGTATGATACCGACACATTTAGTTCAACAGGAAACTCTTCACTGCCTGCTTCTATGAcatttaacatatatatatatatatacacagggTAGCTCACCTGTCCATGAGTGCGTCCTCCAGCAGTGGTGTGACAGCATAGATGTAGTCTTTGCCCATTTCTCCGATGTACTCaaacaggaaggagagagaCTTCAGGACGCCATTCTGTACGTTCAGCTCGGGCACTCTGTATTCATTCATGAGTGCTGGCAGCACTGTGAACGGTGAACAGGTCTCAGCAACAATGGCGATGGCCACTGTGGTGCAGACTCTGTTCTGACGCTCCTGGACCTTCAGGTTGTTAAGCAGTGTGGCCAAGACGTCGTGAGGGCTGTGAGAAGACACCAATAGAAAAACATAGTATTAGCCATTATTTAAATAGTTTATATAAATAGTGTATATAAATCTGAGGTCTAGATACTCACCCAATAGCTTTGGCAATATAACCAAACGTGTTAACAGTGGCTCTGCGAATCGCCTTCTTGTGAGCCTTCAGCAGCTCTAACAGCTCAAAACAGATCCTCATCCACTCCCTGGCTGACACATACTCAGCAcccctaaaacacacagaggttagAATTTAACTTTTGACCCCTGCGGTACGATGCATAATTCAGTCTGAGATGCTGTTCCACTGACCTGTCAGCGATCCTGCCCACCAAGTCAATGCAGTTCTCCTGTACTTTCTCATGTCTGTTCTTCAGGATGGGAGTCAAACGAGGAAGCAAGTCTTTGATTGGTGGAGTCATCTTGTGCATACCTGCAATGAAAGCAGCATTTACCAAGTGTACTTTACAAAACTATGAAATATTAGTTCAGGATGGATGAAGGTGGAGTGAAGTGACGTACCGATAACATTAACAATGGCCTTCAGTGCTCCCAGGATACTGCCCAGCACCTCTGGGTACTCCTCTCCCAGGTACTCGTATAGCACCACTCCCAAGTGACCCATCAGTTTCTCCTACAAAGGCAGACAGAGTTAGTTTTaataattgtaaatgtgcacatttgaaTGATGTACTGTGTTTTCACGACATACCTCCTGGCAGGTCTTCATGACCACAGCTGTGCGGGAAATCAGGTCAGCAGCTTGCTGACGGACTTTAGCCGACTTGTTGTTTAGACGCCACAGCACCGTACCACAAATCTGTGGCAGGTAGGGCTTCACACGCTTCCCGAGAGCATTTACCACTGTGCCGAAGCCATTCAGCATCACAGAGTCCTgcagaaaaaggaggaagttaACAAATATTCTAGAAGAACATAATTCTCATTAGTAGCAGTCTTCTCCTTCTCACCTCTGTCGTCTGCTCCTGGAAGGCGTACAGGATACCATCAATAAGTTGTTCCTCCAGCTTGTGGTCAATGTCAGCAGCCCCCAGGTTGCCCATGATTTTCTCAATGGTCTCCATCACCATTTTTCTGTACTGCTCGGCCTCATCTTTCAAGTCATCTACAATGCGAGAGATGATCTCTGCAGCTCCCACTTTGTTAGCCAACTCCACAGTGGTGTCCACCAGCTGCACGAGGAGaaaggtgaagaaaaaaaaaatcagtattgATCAGGCCGGATCAGGCATCCTGGAACCTAGAACTTTTTGCTTACCTGTCTGTAGTTGCGTCGGTCCAGAGCCATCCTGTGCTGCCAGAAGTGCTTGAAGAAGGGTGGCAGGATCTCAGTCTTAATGTAGTTTGCTTCCACACCATCAGTGCCACAACACTGCTTCACCACctacaaaacatacacacaaacactggttAGACAGGGAAAAACCTTCCAGTTTTTCTACCACATGGACTGATTTGTAACCAGCGAGTGCAGGGTGAGAACAGAGAGAACAGTCACCCACTGCCAACTCTCCTGTTGGTGTTCATTTAGTGAGAATATGTGGGGGGTTCTGGGTGTGCCTAAGTAACTCTAGAGTCTTACCTTGAGCACAATCTTTTTCATCTCCTCATCAGGGGACTGAAACTCTCGAATCAGGATCAGCATCACCTCTCTGGTGTAGTAGTTTGCATACTCGGCATCCATCAGTGGGATCAGATAACCAATAGCTTTGAGGAAAGCAGCCAGACCCTAGagacaaaaaggaaagaaatgttGTTAAAAAATATGTCTCACTAGGCAATGCGCTTTTAAAATGTAGACTGCTTTCTCACCtttcctctgtgctgcctgaTACCCTTCCACAGAGGCTTCAGGACTGAGTCAAAGGACTCGATACCATATGGTGTTGCAGCCTCGGCAAGGGCAGCAATAGCCAGGGCGCTGATGGTCCTCACCTTCTGCTGCTCATCTACCAGACCTGCACAGAAATGCACAATCAAAATTAAATATAACCTTATTCCTGTGTTTGCAAATACACCAAACATTTATAATCATGCACCAATAAGGGTGATTTTAACTGTTCAAGTCTTTAAGAACCCAACTTACCATGTTCAATAATTTCCACCAAGCTACGAAGGTGGGGCAAAATGGCGCAGCCCATGAGGATGGCAATCTGCTGCACGATCTTGATGCCTGTGTGACGTGCCTGCCAAGACTTCTTGCTTTTACACACAGCTTTAAGGAAAGGCAGGAGGGAGGGGATACCAAGGGCAGACGCCACCACGGCGAAGGCTCGGGCTGTGGTGTTTCGGACATACTCATCCATGTTGTCGATATCGGGTCGCATCGTGGAGATCATTGTAGCCAAACCAGCAGCCTGGGACACAACAGTGGGCAACAGAAAGGTCAGATTGTTTTTGTCTCACATTCATAATAATAGGTCTAAACATCCAGTAAAATGTCAACACTTATTGTGTTCACAGAATATTTGTAACCAGCGGGTGCAGGTTGAGAACAGACGATGCACAAATGCCACGTCTGCTAGCTCTCGTGCTGGTGTCAATCTAGCGAACGACTAGCCCTGATCTGACCACAGATGGGTTGAACAGGCGAGAATGGTTCGCATAAACCACATTTTACATGGATGGATAAAGAAGAACAAAATACCTTTGCCAAATTAGAGATGATCTCTCTGCCCTCTACTCTGGCATAATAATCTTCATCAATCAACAGTGGCTCGATGACGACCAGGATCTGTGAATAAACAGACAATAAGTTAGTTCTGAACCAAAAATatctgaaataaatacatataatcCTGTTGAGCTCACCTTGTGCACATATGGTCGAACCAAATCGTCCAGTTTGTAAAGAATCCGGTCAATGACTTTAACCAACAGATGGCGCTCCTGGTCCTCCAGCGTAGGTGACATGAGAAGTGGCAGAATCTGGTTGAAAAGGGGGCCGGCTCCAAATTCACGAGCTTTGTCTGTGATCTGACGCAGAGCAGcctgagaaagaggaaaagatcAGTCAgcataaaatggacaaaaataaaatgtaatgcaGACTTTCTAGTTTATGCACAGGTTTGTAAAAGGCTTCTGTTCCTGTCGTGTGACAAACAGGAGTGTTTTGGACCTGTAGTGTTAAGATGAGATCCTCTGTGACCCCCTaattgtttctgtctgttgccCTCAGCAGAATATGATGGTCTACAGAGACTTCTACTgaaagcagcagctcctcagagATTCTGTAGCAAGCAAATATTCACACTGCAGCCACATGCAGACTCAGTGCTGGGTGTTGATCTTGCAAAAGAAACACTTCACCGACAGATTTGTGACCTGGATGCAAAGAGCTTGAGGAGACCATGAGGAAACTAACCTTTCTCATGGGTGGTGTTCCATTTTTAatcttcagcagcagcttcatgatcttcctttctttctgctcCTCAGGGCTCAGCGTGGATTCATCCACCTccacctaacacacacagaattagACACAGAATTAGTAACTTGTGTTACTTGAATTTTATTTTACCGATGTCAGATAGTGACACTAACCAGCAGTTTGTCAAAGTACTGGATGTCATCGGGTTTGAGGAAGGGGAGGTTTCCTGAAGGCTGGTCATTCATCTGCTTTGTGGTGCGATCTTCCGCCTGCATGTGGAAGCCAGTCATGCCTCCAATAGGTGTGGGGGTGGCTGACAGCTTACGGGCTGGAGTACGGATGGGCACGTAACCTGCTGGAGGAGGTAAGACCTGTGGAGGGGAAAAATAAACTGTCAGTACAgtcacaaacttttttttaaacactggagAATTAGAGGTTTTAATGGAATACAGACCTTGTATCCTTCTGGGAACATGGCATCAAGCTCATCGTCTGTGAGAGGCCGGTTCCTTTCATCAATTTCCCTCTCCCATCTCCATGCCTGCAGCTGTTCTGGAGTCATGCTCATCAAGTGTCCTGAAGAAACACAAGTTAAatcttggttaaaaaaaacaacacaaacttaatataaataaaaataacagggGTGCTTTTTTTACCTGGTGTTGGGGTAGCCATGTTCATAGCTGGTGTGCCTATAGGAGTTTTTCCAGGGGTAAGCAGTGGTGTTGAGGATCCCATCTGACTGGCCGGGGTTTCATCCCACCGAGACTTCCTCTTACTGGCACCTGGAGTTGGAGTTTCGCTCACCGATTcatctcctctgtctgttcgtggCGTTTCAGCCCAGCCACTGCCATGTCCAGGGGTCTCCCTCTCGGTCTTTGGGGTTTCGTCCCAACGGTTCTTGCGAACACTTCCTGTAGCTCCACCATGACCAGGTGTGGCATGGCCAGGTGTGTCCCTGCCAGGGGTGGCAGCACCAGCAGGTGTGTGGCTAGGAGTTGGGTCCCACATACGACTACTAGGGGTGGCGCCAGGGGTCTCACTGCCTTTGGGGCGACCAGGGGTTTCATCCCATCGGCTgtttgaaggtgtgtgtgcaggagtgtgTCCTGGAGTCTGACAACCAGAACCATCAGTTAAACACACTGAACGACATGTTTGCTACTGTTAAAGCACTAATAAATGGTAAGAGGTTGACATTGTGTGGCTCACCTCAGCAGTGGAATCAGCTTGGTCCCAGCTGGACATCTTTTTGGGTGTAGCAGGGGTTTGGTCAGCTGTCTGGTCCCAGCGACGTTTACGCTTTGCCGCAGCTTGGGAGGCA
It contains:
- the sf3b1 gene encoding splicing factor 3B subunit 1 isoform X2, giving the protein MREQNLSKEEREIRQQLAEKAKSGDLKVVNGSAASQAAAKRKRRWDQTADQTPATPKKMSSWDQADSTAETPGHTPAHTPSNSRWDETPGRPKGSETPGATPSSRMWDPTPSHTPAGAATPGRDTPGHATPGHGGATGSVRKNRWDETPKTERETPGHGSGWAETPRTDRGDESVSETPTPGASKRKSRWDETPASQMGSSTPLLTPGKTPIGTPAMNMATPTPGHLMSMTPEQLQAWRWEREIDERNRPLTDDELDAMFPEGYKVLPPPAGYVPIRTPARKLSATPTPIGGMTGFHMQAEDRTTKQMNDQPSGNLPFLKPDDIQYFDKLLVEVDESTLSPEEQKERKIMKLLLKIKNGTPPMRKAALRQITDKAREFGAGPLFNQILPLLMSPTLEDQERHLLVKVIDRILYKLDDLVRPYVHKILVVIEPLLIDEDYYARVEGREIISNLAKAAGLATMISTMRPDIDNMDEYVRNTTARAFAVVASALGIPSLLPFLKAVCKSKKSWQARHTGIKIVQQIAILMGCAILPHLRSLVEIIEHGLVDEQQKVRTISALAIAALAEAATPYGIESFDSVLKPLWKGIRQHRGKGLAAFLKAIGYLIPLMDAEYANYYTREVMLILIREFQSPDEEMKKIVLKVVKQCCGTDGVEANYIKTEILPPFFKHFWQHRMALDRRNYRQLVDTTVELANKVGAAEIISRIVDDLKDEAEQYRKMVMETIEKIMGNLGAADIDHKLEEQLIDGILYAFQEQTTEDSVMLNGFGTVVNALGKRVKPYLPQICGTVLWRLNNKSAKVRQQAADLISRTAVVMKTCQEEKLMGHLGVVLYEYLGEEYPEVLGSILGALKAIVNVIGMHKMTPPIKDLLPRLTPILKNRHEKVQENCIDLVGRIADRGAEYVSAREWMRICFELLELLKAHKKAIRRATVNTFGYIAKAIGPHDVLATLLNNLKVQERQNRVCTTVAIAIVAETCSPFTVLPALMNEYRVPELNVQNGVLKSLSFLFEYIGEMGKDYIYAVTPLLEDALMDRDLVHRQTASAVVQHMSLGVYGFGCEDSLNHLLNYVWPNVFETSPHVIQAVMGALEGLRVAIGPCRMLQYCLQGLFHPARKVRDVYWKIYNSIYIGSQDALIAHYPQVYNDDKNIYVRYELEYVL
- the sf3b1 gene encoding splicing factor 3B subunit 1 isoform X1; this encodes MAKIAKTHEDIEAQILEIQGMKATLQEEGEQGIGLVSTGFFDQEIYVGSDSRFAGYVTSIAANEQEEDDEDDTSTSLLGQKKPGYHAPVAILNAIPQSDDTYDPFAEHRPQKIADREDEYKGRRRQMIISPERFDPFADGGKTPDPKLQVRSYVDVMREQNLSKEEREIRQQLAEKAKSGDLKVVNGSAASQAAAKRKRRWDQTADQTPATPKKMSSWDQADSTAETPGHTPAHTPSNSRWDETPGRPKGSETPGATPSSRMWDPTPSHTPAGAATPGRDTPGHATPGHGGATGSVRKNRWDETPKTERETPGHGSGWAETPRTDRGDESVSETPTPGASKRKSRWDETPASQMGSSTPLLTPGKTPIGTPAMNMATPTPGHLMSMTPEQLQAWRWEREIDERNRPLTDDELDAMFPEGYKVLPPPAGYVPIRTPARKLSATPTPIGGMTGFHMQAEDRTTKQMNDQPSGNLPFLKPDDIQYFDKLLVEVDESTLSPEEQKERKIMKLLLKIKNGTPPMRKAALRQITDKAREFGAGPLFNQILPLLMSPTLEDQERHLLVKVIDRILYKLDDLVRPYVHKILVVIEPLLIDEDYYARVEGREIISNLAKAAGLATMISTMRPDIDNMDEYVRNTTARAFAVVASALGIPSLLPFLKAVCKSKKSWQARHTGIKIVQQIAILMGCAILPHLRSLVEIIEHGLVDEQQKVRTISALAIAALAEAATPYGIESFDSVLKPLWKGIRQHRGKGLAAFLKAIGYLIPLMDAEYANYYTREVMLILIREFQSPDEEMKKIVLKVVKQCCGTDGVEANYIKTEILPPFFKHFWQHRMALDRRNYRQLVDTTVELANKVGAAEIISRIVDDLKDEAEQYRKMVMETIEKIMGNLGAADIDHKLEEQLIDGILYAFQEQTTEDSVMLNGFGTVVNALGKRVKPYLPQICGTVLWRLNNKSAKVRQQAADLISRTAVVMKTCQEEKLMGHLGVVLYEYLGEEYPEVLGSILGALKAIVNVIGMHKMTPPIKDLLPRLTPILKNRHEKVQENCIDLVGRIADRGAEYVSAREWMRICFELLELLKAHKKAIRRATVNTFGYIAKAIGPHDVLATLLNNLKVQERQNRVCTTVAIAIVAETCSPFTVLPALMNEYRVPELNVQNGVLKSLSFLFEYIGEMGKDYIYAVTPLLEDALMDRDLVHRQTASAVVQHMSLGVYGFGCEDSLNHLLNYVWPNVFETSPHVIQAVMGALEGLRVAIGPCRMLQYCLQGLFHPARKVRDVYWKIYNSIYIGSQDALIAHYPQVYNDDKNIYVRYELEYVL